The following are from one region of the Hydrogenimonas sp. SS33 genome:
- the pheS gene encoding phenylalanine--tRNA ligase subunit alpha produces the protein MENWIEKIESARTLDELESIRIALFGKKGALSKAFADMKNVPPEEKPKVAKELNLLKQSLTRAFEEKRGELEARALEERLREEALDVSLYTPRPESGALHPVMATMDRIIEYFASLNFSVESGPLVEDEFHNFEALNLPDYHPARDMQDTFYFKDGKLLRTHTSPVQIRTMMAQKPPIRMISPGAVFRRDFDLTHTPQFHQVEGLMVDEEGKVSFANLKWILEDFLHTMFGDVDVRFRPSFFPFTEPSAEVDISCIFCKGKGCRVCSHTGWLEVLGCGMVDPNVFKAVGYENVSGYAFGLGVERFAMLLHRIPDLRSLFEGDLRLLEQFQ, from the coding sequence GTGGAAAACTGGATCGAGAAGATCGAATCGGCCCGAACGCTCGATGAGCTGGAGTCGATTCGTATCGCACTTTTCGGGAAAAAGGGGGCGCTTTCCAAGGCCTTTGCCGATATGAAAAACGTGCCGCCCGAAGAGAAGCCGAAAGTCGCCAAAGAGCTCAACCTGCTGAAACAGTCGCTGACCCGGGCATTCGAGGAAAAGAGAGGCGAACTGGAAGCAAGGGCGCTCGAAGAGCGGCTGAGAGAGGAGGCGCTCGACGTTTCGCTCTATACGCCGCGTCCCGAAAGCGGGGCCCTGCATCCGGTGATGGCGACAATGGACCGGATTATCGAATATTTCGCATCTCTGAACTTTTCCGTCGAGTCGGGTCCTCTGGTGGAAGACGAGTTTCACAATTTCGAAGCCCTCAACCTGCCCGATTACCACCCTGCCAGGGATATGCAGGATACTTTCTACTTCAAAGACGGCAAACTTCTGAGGACCCACACCTCTCCGGTGCAGATCAGGACGATGATGGCACAGAAACCGCCGATCCGCATGATAAGCCCCGGTGCCGTCTTCCGGCGCGATTTCGACCTCACCCACACACCGCAGTTCCACCAGGTAGAGGGGCTGATGGTGGATGAGGAGGGGAAGGTCTCGTTCGCCAACCTCAAATGGATTCTCGAAGATTTTCTCCATACGATGTTCGGAGATGTCGATGTCCGCTTCCGTCCCAGTTTCTTTCCCTTCACGGAACCCTCCGCGGAAGTCGACATAAGCTGTATCTTCTGCAAGGGAAAAGGGTGCCGGGTCTGCTCCCATACGGGGTGGCTGGAAGTGCTCGGGTGCGGTATGGTGGACCCCAATGTCTTCAAGGCGGTAGGCTACGAAAACGTCAGCGGCTACGCTTTCGGCCTGGGGGTCGAGCGTTTCGCCATGCTGTTACACCGAATTCCCGATCTTCGCTCTCTTTTCGAGGGTGATCTTCGATTACTGGAGCAGTTTCAATGA
- a CDS encoding histidine triad nucleotide-binding protein produces MCIFCQIAKGEIPANKVLEDNEFMAFHDINPIAPIHILIIPKAHVENFQSASPELMAKMTPFIQKVAKELCLHETGYRLVTNNGRDGGQEVPHLHFHLLGGAKLKWTHLTHDDTHKSL; encoded by the coding sequence ATGTGTATTTTCTGTCAGATCGCCAAAGGGGAGATTCCTGCCAACAAAGTCTTGGAAGACAACGAGTTTATGGCCTTTCATGACATCAATCCCATCGCCCCTATCCACATTCTCATCATTCCGAAAGCGCATGTGGAAAATTTTCAGTCGGCTTCACCGGAGTTGATGGCGAAAATGACGCCATTCATTCAGAAAGTGGCGAAGGAGCTTTGCCTTCATGAAACCGGGTATCGCCTGGTTACCAATAATGGACGTGACGGCGGCCAGGAAGTTCCGCACCTGCACTTCCATCTGCTTGGCGGAGCAAAACTCAAATGGACCCATCTGACCCACGACGACACCCATAAAAGCCTGTAG
- the argH gene encoding argininosuccinate lyase — MGKMWSGRFSESASSLLDRFNASLNFDKKLYEYDIKGSLAHAKMLHTQGILNDQEYQDIVRGMEQVLREIESGDFVFDISDEDIHMAIEKRLTEIIGDAGKKLHTARSRNDQVALDFRLYVQAHNEIIRRLLLELIGTIVDVAEKNRETMLPGMTHLQHAQPINFGYHMMAYASMLKRDYERFESSFRRNNLSPIGCAALAGTPHPIDRKMTAKELGFDAPTLNCLDTVSDRDFALEMLFNIATMMMHISRLSEELILWSSSEFGFVTLSDAYSTGSSIMPQKKNPDVPELLRGKTGRTYGNLVALLTVMKGLPLAYNKDMQEDKEGTFDSVETAEISLTILKEVIATMTINREKMEEACKIGHLSATDLADYLVEKCGIPFREAHFITGRAVALAEQKGVDLSELGYEDLHQIDERIGPDVTEYLSIRHSMNARRSEGGTSTETTKAQIETMQQWLKKQKEE, encoded by the coding sequence ATGGGAAAAATGTGGTCCGGGCGCTTCAGTGAAAGCGCTTCTTCTTTACTGGATCGATTCAACGCTTCTTTGAATTTCGACAAAAAACTCTACGAATATGACATCAAAGGTTCTTTGGCTCACGCCAAAATGCTTCACACCCAGGGAATCTTGAACGATCAGGAGTATCAGGATATTGTCCGGGGTATGGAGCAGGTGCTTCGGGAGATAGAGTCAGGCGACTTTGTTTTCGATATCTCCGACGAAGATATCCATATGGCCATTGAAAAGCGGTTGACCGAAATCATCGGAGATGCGGGGAAAAAGCTCCACACGGCAAGAAGCCGGAACGATCAGGTGGCGCTTGATTTCAGGCTCTATGTCCAGGCCCATAATGAGATCATCAGGAGATTGCTGCTGGAGTTGATCGGTACGATTGTCGATGTGGCTGAAAAAAACAGGGAGACGATGCTACCCGGCATGACCCATCTGCAGCATGCTCAACCGATCAACTTCGGCTACCATATGATGGCCTATGCCTCCATGCTGAAACGTGATTACGAAAGATTCGAAAGTTCGTTCAGACGCAACAACCTTTCGCCCATCGGATGTGCTGCATTGGCAGGGACGCCCCATCCCATCGACCGGAAAATGACGGCGAAAGAGCTGGGATTTGATGCACCGACGCTCAACTGTCTCGATACGGTCAGTGACCGGGATTTCGCTTTGGAGATGCTCTTCAATATCGCGACGATGATGATGCATATTTCACGACTCTCCGAAGAGTTGATCCTCTGGTCCAGTTCGGAGTTCGGATTCGTCACGCTCAGTGATGCCTACTCCACCGGCAGCTCCATTATGCCCCAGAAGAAGAACCCGGATGTACCGGAGCTGCTTCGTGGAAAAACGGGACGCACCTACGGTAACCTCGTGGCTCTTCTGACCGTTATGAAAGGTTTGCCACTGGCGTACAACAAGGATATGCAGGAGGACAAAGAGGGGACGTTCGACAGTGTGGAAACGGCGGAAATCTCTTTGACGATTCTCAAGGAGGTGATCGCGACGATGACAATCAACAGGGAAAAGATGGAAGAGGCCTGTAAAATCGGCCATTTGAGTGCCACGGACCTGGCGGACTATCTGGTGGAAAAGTGCGGCATTCCCTTCAGGGAAGCCCACTTCATCACAGGGCGAGCGGTGGCGCTGGCGGAACAGAAAGGGGTTGATCTGAGTGAACTCGGTTACGAGGATCTCCACCAGATCGATGAGAGGATCGGTCCGGATGTGACGGAGTATCTCTCCATCCGCCATTCGATGAATGCGAGACGTTCCGAAGGGGGCACATCGACTGAGACGACGAAGGCGCAGATCGAGACCATGCAGCAGTGGCTAAAAAAGCAGAAAGAAGAATAG
- a CDS encoding type II secretion system protein — translation MKKAFTMLELIMVIVVVGILTAIMIPRFSDDKLREAADQIISHIRYTQHLAMIDDRFNPKEQNWYKERWQIGFWQCANGDWYYIVGHDLDHGGGIGNEESAHNPSDGKRLFVDNACNPSSDQSSEILITEKFGINNITFSNGCGNNKYIAFDHIGRPYKSTLGAGMYDLVSQSCQIKFAANDGDFNITIEPETGYIHLTSINY, via the coding sequence ATGAAAAAAGCCTTCACCATGCTCGAACTGATCATGGTTATCGTCGTTGTCGGCATACTTACCGCTATCATGATTCCCCGTTTCTCCGATGACAAACTACGTGAAGCCGCCGACCAGATCATCTCCCATATACGCTACACACAACATCTTGCCATGATCGATGACCGTTTCAACCCCAAAGAACAAAACTGGTACAAAGAAAGATGGCAGATCGGGTTTTGGCAGTGTGCTAACGGAGACTGGTACTATATAGTAGGGCACGACCTCGATCATGGTGGAGGTATCGGAAACGAAGAATCCGCCCACAACCCTTCTGACGGAAAAAGATTGTTTGTCGACAATGCCTGCAATCCGTCCAGTGATCAGAGCAGTGAAATATTGATAACAGAAAAGTTCGGTATTAACAATATCACATTTTCCAACGGCTGCGGCAATAACAAATATATAGCGTTTGATCACATCGGACGTCCCTACAAATCTACTTTGGGTGCGGGTATGTATGACCTTGTGAGCCAATCCTGCCAGATCAAATTTGCAGCCAATGACGGCGATTTCAATATTACGATAGAACCTGAAACCGGCTACATCCATCTCACCTCCATCAATTATTGA
- a CDS encoding citrate/2-methylcitrate synthase → MSNRLFTKDTQAIFWNNNKSAIQRMLDYDYVIGRETPSVAAIVAPTSSNKFEKFFWGGDEIMVPLYRNTKDAVANHENADVLLNFASFRTAYDVTMEALDMGDQFRVIMVTAEGIPERLARVMNQRARDNGTLIIGPATVGAITPGAFKIANIGGTIENIINSKLHRAGSAGLVTRSGGLFNELCNIISLNADGIAEGVAIGGDRFVGSVFIDHLLRMEENPDVKYMILLGEVGGTEEYKVIEAVKSGKIKKPIIAWCIGTIAKYFSSGVQFGHAGASANAERETAEAKNAAMREAGIHVPASFNDLPQTIHQVYTDLKKQGVIQEIEEPEIRQIPAARKPKNFICTISDDRGEEATYAGFPISSVATPDTGKSIGDVISLLWFKKVYPKWATDFIETVIKTVADHGPAVSGAHNAKVTARAGKSVVESLVTGLLTIGPRFGGAIDGAAKYFKYANDNNMTPQEFLAYMKKEGIPIPGIGHRIKSLRNPDKRVEGLKKYANEFFPSTSLLDYALEVEQLTTSKKDNLILNVDGTIGILMVDMWRALGYSEKEIDEFIESGTLNSFFILGRTIGFIGHVLDEKRLAMPMYRHPWDDILYDVKKAEEIK, encoded by the coding sequence ATGAGCAACAGACTTTTTACCAAAGATACACAAGCGATTTTCTGGAACAACAACAAGAGTGCGATCCAGCGGATGCTGGATTACGACTATGTGATCGGGCGGGAAACCCCTTCGGTCGCGGCCATCGTCGCACCGACAAGCTCCAATAAATTCGAAAAATTCTTCTGGGGCGGCGACGAAATCATGGTACCCCTTTACCGCAACACGAAAGATGCGGTCGCAAACCATGAAAATGCCGATGTCCTGCTGAACTTCGCATCTTTCAGGACAGCCTACGACGTGACAATGGAAGCCCTCGATATGGGCGACCAGTTCCGCGTCATCATGGTCACGGCGGAAGGGATTCCCGAAAGGCTGGCCCGCGTGATGAACCAGCGTGCCCGTGACAACGGTACTCTCATTATCGGTCCCGCCACCGTCGGTGCCATTACACCGGGCGCATTCAAAATCGCCAACATCGGCGGTACCATCGAAAACATCATCAACTCCAAGCTGCACCGTGCGGGAAGTGCCGGCCTCGTTACACGTTCGGGCGGTCTCTTCAACGAACTTTGTAACATTATCTCCCTCAATGCCGACGGCATTGCCGAGGGTGTGGCGATCGGCGGTGACCGCTTCGTCGGTTCCGTCTTCATCGACCACCTTCTGCGCATGGAAGAGAACCCGGATGTCAAATATATGATTCTGCTGGGTGAAGTGGGCGGTACCGAAGAGTACAAAGTGATCGAAGCGGTCAAGAGCGGCAAAATCAAAAAACCGATCATCGCCTGGTGTATCGGTACCATCGCCAAGTATTTCAGCAGCGGTGTCCAGTTCGGACACGCAGGTGCGAGCGCCAATGCCGAACGTGAAACGGCAGAAGCGAAAAACGCGGCGATGCGCGAAGCGGGCATTCACGTTCCGGCAAGCTTCAACGACCTTCCGCAGACAATCCACCAGGTCTATACCGACCTGAAGAAACAGGGCGTCATCCAGGAGATCGAGGAGCCTGAAATCCGCCAGATCCCTGCAGCCCGCAAGCCGAAGAACTTCATTTGTACCATCAGTGACGACCGCGGTGAAGAAGCGACCTATGCCGGCTTCCCCATAAGCTCCGTCGCGACGCCCGATACGGGTAAAAGCATCGGAGATGTCATCAGCCTTCTGTGGTTCAAAAAAGTCTATCCGAAATGGGCGACCGACTTCATCGAAACGGTTATCAAAACCGTCGCAGACCACGGGCCTGCGGTTTCCGGTGCCCACAATGCCAAAGTGACCGCCCGTGCCGGCAAGAGCGTCGTCGAATCTCTGGTAACGGGTCTTCTGACCATCGGACCCCGCTTCGGCGGTGCCATCGACGGAGCGGCGAAATATTTCAAATATGCCAACGACAACAATATGACACCCCAGGAATTCCTGGCCTACATGAAAAAAGAGGGAATTCCGATTCCCGGTATCGGTCACCGCATCAAGTCGCTGCGTAATCCCGACAAACGTGTCGAAGGTCTGAAAAAGTATGCCAACGAATTCTTCCCGAGCACATCCCTGCTCGACTATGCACTGGAAGTGGAGCAGTTGACCACCTCCAAAAAAGACAACCTTATCCTCAACGTCGACGGCACCATCGGTATTTTGATGGTTGACATGTGGCGTGCCCTGGGATACAGTGAAAAAGAGATCGACGAGTTTATCGAAAGCGGTACACTCAACTCCTTCTTCATCCTCGGCCGCACCATCGGTTTCATCGGCCACGTGCTCGATGAAAAACGCCTTGCCATGCCGATGTATCGCCATCCGTGGGATGACATTCTCTATGACGTCAAAAAAGCCGAAGAGATTAAATAA
- a CDS encoding ATP citrate lyase citrate-binding domain-containing protein: protein MAQKAIREYDGKAIFARHWNEYFNGFHYDFKSVLVTSADELREKAKEHGFEWLNQEPLVVKPDMLFGKRGKNGLVLFKVEKPGDVTLEDAAKWIEEKQSHDVTLLSGQKGRLTHFIVEPFTPHTQDQEYYISATVVDNDDVLYMSAEGGMEVEEGWEEKVNEVRIPINMSDNEMERAIHANVPEGIPEEAKERFANFAIQFFKFYRDLHFAYLEINPIVMIGNDAHILDLVARLDDTAGFLMKEKWGDIEFPTPFGMEEMSPEEKAIAEADAKSGASLKLTILNPEGRIWTMVAGGGASVVYADTIADLAGVKDLANYGEYSGGPTESETQFYAETIFDLMTRYKDPRGKILIIGGAIANFTDVAKTFTGIIKALDKYADKLRENNVKIYVRRGGPNYEKGLRDLKEAAERLGLYAEVYGPETHVTDIVRMALEK, encoded by the coding sequence ATGGCTCAAAAAGCGATACGCGAGTATGACGGCAAAGCCATTTTCGCCAGACACTGGAACGAATATTTCAATGGCTTTCACTACGATTTCAAATCCGTCCTGGTAACGAGTGCGGACGAACTGCGTGAAAAGGCCAAGGAGCATGGATTTGAGTGGCTGAACCAGGAGCCTCTCGTTGTCAAACCCGATATGCTCTTCGGAAAAAGGGGCAAGAACGGATTGGTTCTTTTCAAAGTGGAGAAACCGGGGGATGTCACCCTCGAAGATGCCGCCAAATGGATCGAAGAGAAACAGAGTCACGATGTGACGCTGCTCTCCGGCCAGAAGGGCCGTCTGACCCATTTCATCGTCGAGCCTTTCACACCCCATACCCAGGATCAGGAGTACTACATCTCCGCCACGGTCGTCGACAATGACGACGTCCTCTATATGTCCGCCGAAGGGGGCATGGAAGTCGAAGAGGGTTGGGAAGAGAAGGTCAACGAAGTCCGTATTCCCATCAACATGAGCGACAACGAAATGGAGCGCGCCATCCACGCCAACGTGCCCGAAGGCATTCCCGAGGAAGCGAAAGAGCGTTTCGCCAATTTCGCCATCCAGTTTTTCAAATTCTACCGCGATCTTCATTTCGCCTACCTCGAGATCAACCCGATCGTCATGATCGGCAACGATGCCCATATCCTCGACCTCGTCGCGCGCCTTGACGATACGGCCGGATTCCTGATGAAGGAGAAATGGGGCGATATCGAATTCCCCACGCCTTTCGGCATGGAAGAGATGTCTCCGGAAGAGAAGGCAATCGCCGAAGCGGACGCCAAATCCGGCGCATCCCTGAAGCTGACGATTCTCAACCCCGAAGGCCGCATCTGGACGATGGTCGCCGGCGGCGGTGCCTCCGTCGTCTATGCCGATACCATCGCCGACCTGGCGGGCGTCAAAGACCTGGCCAACTACGGAGAGTATTCCGGCGGACCGACCGAAAGCGAAACCCAGTTCTATGCCGAAACCATTTTCGACCTGATGACACGCTACAAAGATCCCCGCGGAAAGATCCTGATCATCGGCGGCGCCATCGCCAACTTCACCGATGTCGCAAAAACCTTCACCGGTATCATCAAGGCGTTGGACAAATATGCCGACAAACTACGGGAAAACAATGTCAAAATCTATGTACGCCGCGGCGGACCGAACTATGAAAAAGGTCTGCGTGACCTGAAAGAGGCGGCGGAGCGTCTGGGACTCTATGCGGAAGTCTACGGACCCGAAACACACGTCACCGACATTGTACGTATGGCACTTGAGAAGTAA
- a CDS encoding aminodeoxychorismate/anthranilate synthase component II codes for MVLMIDNYDSFTYNIVQYCLELGADLKVIRNDELSVEEITALKPEKIIISPGPATPNEAGVSLDVVHTFHKDTPIFGICLGHQTIAQAFGGKVVRAKNLMHGKTSQMEVHIASPIFKEIPETFTATRYHSLVVEKGSLPERIVPTAYSHDDHEIMALEIEGYPVYGVQFHPESIMSEHGHRMLDNFLKL; via the coding sequence ATGGTACTTATGATCGACAATTACGACAGTTTCACCTACAATATTGTCCAGTACTGCCTGGAACTGGGAGCGGATCTGAAAGTCATCCGTAACGATGAGCTGAGTGTGGAGGAGATCACCGCCCTCAAACCGGAAAAGATCATCATCTCACCCGGCCCCGCTACACCCAACGAAGCGGGTGTCAGCCTCGATGTGGTCCATACATTTCATAAAGATACCCCCATCTTCGGCATCTGTCTCGGGCATCAGACCATCGCCCAGGCTTTCGGCGGCAAAGTGGTCCGGGCGAAAAATCTGATGCACGGCAAAACCTCCCAGATGGAGGTCCATATCGCCTCCCCCATTTTCAAAGAGATTCCCGAAACCTTTACGGCGACGCGTTACCACTCTCTGGTGGTGGAAAAAGGGAGCCTCCCCGAGCGGATCGTCCCCACCGCCTACAGCCATGACGACCACGAAATCATGGCCCTGGAGATCGAAGGGTATCCTGTTTACGGGGTGCAGTTCCATCCCGAGTCGATCATGAGCGAGCACGGGCACCGCATGCTGGACAACTTTCTGAAACTCTGA
- a CDS encoding amidohydrolase family protein: protein MVITNAKVVLPTGVEAKEVRIADGKIAEIGDHLGGERKIDARGRYLLPSMVDIGVRVRDRKLRSGTLERLSKKAHAAGFGTLVLSSLAEPPIDDEITLEFVKSQAQLCRLTRIDALISGLGEGGKLSDCATLLKEGGVGIEFRSDIDGNLIRRLMEYAKLRGVHLFCRANDPALQGDGVMQEGEVSARLGLGGIPELAESSQVARIGEFAAAYEVPVVILHASTPRTLEICRDHPWLKAQVPLHHLLLDDTACDDYDTSAKLWPPLRSGQSREKMLAMLQNGEIDMLTSLHSPVAPAVKDAVFAEAAYGIDALTLFLPLLYTRLIREERISWPEAAALISTRAAETVGLGERKGKIETGYDADLLLFDPEGLTVIDDPASPYRGITVRGSVEKLDTISQMHD, encoded by the coding sequence ATGGTCATAACCAATGCGAAGGTGGTACTGCCTACAGGCGTGGAAGCGAAAGAGGTGCGCATTGCCGACGGGAAGATCGCGGAAATCGGCGACCATCTGGGCGGCGAAAGAAAGATCGACGCGAGGGGGCGCTATCTGCTCCCTTCGATGGTGGATATCGGTGTTCGCGTCAGAGACCGAAAACTGCGAAGCGGGACGCTGGAGCGCCTTTCGAAAAAAGCCCATGCCGCCGGATTCGGGACCCTCGTACTCTCCTCTCTTGCCGAACCTCCCATCGACGATGAGATCACCCTCGAATTCGTCAAATCCCAGGCGCAGCTCTGCCGGCTGACACGTATCGACGCCCTCATCAGCGGCCTCGGCGAAGGGGGGAAACTCTCCGATTGTGCGACACTGCTCAAAGAGGGGGGTGTGGGCATCGAATTTCGAAGCGACATCGACGGCAATCTGATCCGCCGCCTCATGGAGTATGCGAAACTGCGGGGGGTACATCTCTTCTGCCGTGCCAACGACCCGGCTCTGCAGGGGGACGGGGTGATGCAGGAGGGTGAAGTTTCGGCCCGGCTCGGACTGGGGGGCATCCCCGAACTGGCGGAGTCTTCCCAGGTGGCCCGCATCGGAGAGTTCGCCGCGGCCTACGAAGTCCCGGTGGTCATTCTGCACGCCTCCACCCCACGGACGCTGGAGATTTGCCGCGACCATCCCTGGCTCAAAGCACAGGTGCCGCTGCACCATCTCTTGCTGGATGACACCGCCTGTGACGACTACGATACATCCGCCAAACTCTGGCCGCCCCTTCGAAGCGGCCAGAGCCGTGAAAAAATGCTGGCGATGCTGCAAAACGGGGAGATCGACATGCTCACCTCTCTCCATTCGCCCGTCGCTCCCGCCGTCAAAGACGCCGTCTTCGCGGAAGCGGCATACGGCATCGATGCGCTCACACTCTTTTTGCCGCTGCTCTATACCCGGTTGATTAGGGAAGAGAGGATTTCGTGGCCGGAAGCGGCGGCGCTCATATCCACCCGGGCGGCCGAGACGGTGGGGTTGGGAGAAAGGAAAGGGAAGATCGAAACAGGCTACGATGCCGATCTGCTCTTGTTCGATCCGGAGGGTCTTACCGTCATCGATGATCCCGCCTCTCCCTACCGCGGCATCACGGTTCGCGGCAGTGTCGAAAAACTCGATACAATTTCACAAATGCACGATTAG
- the dsbD gene encoding protein-disulfide reductase DsbD, whose translation MKKWWMLLLLPLTLFAGFMTVDEAFKPSVTLKNGTFHVVVDIADHIHLTKAALSFGVEPKEKAALGAYTLPPAQKDEFGDEVYTGRFKVDIPLVKKEPSLKKVTFVLKYQGCSDRGICYPPVVKRYDFPLVTAASASVEKPAASKSAFKPETGKPAAPPLSEEESIATTLKNKSFGFVLFTFFGFGLLLALTPCIFPMIPILSSIIVAQGERMNAKKGFLLSLVYVLSMAATYTIAGVLAGLFGANIQAALQNPWVITLFALLFVALAFSMFGFYELQLPASWQSRLSRTSDEAGRKGGVAGVAVMGFLSALIVGPCVAPPLAGALIYIGQTGDALLGGAALFVMSLGMGAPLLLIGIGAGRFMPRPGGWMTTVSKVFGVVMLGVAIWMLSRILPASVTMLLWSLLFVVSAVYLGAFEALTGPKGWNALFKGLGLFLFVYGIVLMVGAFTGSGNPADPLKVFKNRGVSQSSAPKLQFERVTSLDTLLDRIRKSEKPVMVDFRADWCVSCKELEENTFSDPKVAAVLSGWRLLQVDVTKNSPEEKKMMAHFGIFGPPAVLFFKNGEEVKAARISGYKSPEVFLEILKRVRL comes from the coding sequence ATGAAAAAGTGGTGGATGCTGCTACTGTTGCCATTGACGCTTTTCGCCGGCTTTATGACGGTGGATGAAGCCTTCAAGCCGTCGGTTACGCTGAAAAACGGCACCTTTCATGTCGTCGTCGACATCGCCGACCATATCCATCTGACGAAAGCGGCGCTGAGCTTCGGTGTGGAGCCCAAAGAGAAAGCGGCGCTGGGTGCCTACACCCTGCCGCCGGCCCAGAAAGACGAGTTCGGCGATGAGGTCTACACGGGCCGCTTCAAGGTGGATATTCCGCTGGTGAAGAAGGAGCCGTCGCTGAAAAAGGTGACATTCGTCCTGAAATACCAGGGGTGTTCCGACCGGGGTATCTGCTACCCGCCCGTCGTCAAGCGGTACGATTTTCCTCTCGTGACCGCGGCATCCGCCTCCGTGGAAAAACCGGCCGCCTCCAAATCCGCTTTCAAACCCGAAACCGGGAAGCCGGCAGCACCTCCCCTTTCCGAGGAGGAGTCCATCGCCACGACACTGAAGAACAAGAGCTTCGGTTTTGTCCTGTTCACTTTTTTCGGCTTTGGCCTGCTTCTGGCCCTGACCCCCTGCATCTTTCCGATGATTCCGATTCTCAGTTCCATCATCGTCGCCCAGGGGGAGAGGATGAACGCCAAAAAGGGGTTCTTGCTCTCTTTGGTCTATGTCCTCTCCATGGCGGCGACCTATACGATCGCGGGCGTCCTGGCGGGGCTCTTCGGCGCCAATATCCAGGCGGCGTTGCAGAATCCGTGGGTCATTACCCTTTTTGCCCTGCTCTTCGTGGCCCTCGCTTTTTCGATGTTCGGTTTCTACGAACTGCAGCTGCCCGCCTCCTGGCAAAGCAGGCTCAGCCGCACCAGTGACGAAGCGGGTAGAAAAGGGGGCGTCGCCGGCGTAGCGGTCATGGGCTTCCTCTCGGCTCTCATCGTCGGCCCCTGTGTGGCACCCCCGCTGGCGGGGGCGCTCATCTACATCGGTCAGACCGGGGATGCGCTTCTGGGCGGTGCGGCCCTCTTTGTCATGAGCCTCGGTATGGGGGCACCGCTGCTTCTCATCGGTATCGGGGCGGGCCGTTTCATGCCCAGGCCGGGTGGCTGGATGACGACGGTGAGCAAAGTGTTCGGCGTCGTCATGCTGGGTGTGGCCATCTGGATGCTGTCGCGCATTCTGCCCGCCAGTGTCACGATGCTGCTCTGGTCCCTTCTCTTCGTCGTCAGCGCCGTCTATCTCGGCGCCTTCGAGGCACTGACGGGGCCCAAAGGGTGGAACGCCCTCTTCAAAGGGCTCGGCCTTTTTCTCTTCGTCTACGGCATCGTGCTGATGGTCGGCGCTTTTACAGGAAGCGGCAACCCGGCCGATCCCCTCAAGGTTTTCAAAAACCGGGGTGTTTCGCAAAGTTCTGCCCCCAAACTGCAGTTTGAAAGGGTGACGTCGCTCGATACGCTGCTGGATCGCATCCGAAAGAGCGAAAAACCGGTGATGGTCGATTTCCGGGCCGACTGGTGTGTCAGTTGCAAAGAGCTGGAAGAGAACACCTTCAGCGATCCGAAGGTGGCCGCCGTGCTTTCCGGGTGGAGGCTGCTGCAGGTCGACGTGACGAAAAACAGCCCCGAAGAGAAGAAGATGATGGCCCATTTCGGCATTTTCGGTCCGCCCGCCGTTCTCTTCTTCAAAAACGGGGAGGAGGTCAAAGCCGCCCGCATATCCGGATACAAGTCACCCGAAGTATTTTTGGAGATTCTCAAGCGGGTTCGACTATAA